One Phaseolus vulgaris cultivar G19833 chromosome 4, P. vulgaris v2.0, whole genome shotgun sequence DNA window includes the following coding sequences:
- the LOC137838579 gene encoding uncharacterized protein, producing the protein MAMKSGAAASGVGEAVVSGGGRGGADSAPSPLSSWRTIGGSEVALGGLSIKGFPPCGDASTGRGTRADFLLLKGATPSDSSSSDRISKTLFPLSRGGGAGDEAAARGTAAIGEGELGVGSKSEPDGDVGDGLEAASAVTGGGGVGAGGRIGLATGLEEMPALAARASFSAFANIILLEAPITDPTSRQAKQQGLVLEQLCGFTIQEEMRNASNIVQ; encoded by the coding sequence atggcgatgaagtcgggGGCAGCAGCGTCGGGAGtcggggaagcagtggtttctggcggcggcagaggcggcgcagattcagcaccttcgcccctttcctcttggagaaccataggagggagtgaggttgcgcttggaggattgtccataaaggggttccctccctgtgGCGATGCCTCTACcggaagaggaacccgcgcggattttctccttctgaagggAGCCACACCCTCCGATTCCTCATcgtctgacagaatctccaaaacccttttccctttgtcaagggggggtGGAGCCGGTGatgaggccgcagctaggggaacagcggcgatAGGCGAAGGAGAGTTGGGGGTTGGAAGCAAGTCGGAGCCAGATGGagacgtcggagatgggctagaagcagCTTCAGCAGTGACTGGAGGCGGCGGTGTCGGAGCCGGTGGAAGAATCGGATTGGCGACAGGGCTGGAGGAGAtgcctgccttggcggcacgagcctccttcagtgctttcgccaacattattcttttggaagcgcccatcaccgatcctacatcaagacaggccaaacaacaaggattagTGCTAGAGCAGTTATGTGGATTCACAATACAGGAAGAGAtgcgaaatgcaagtaacattgtacagtga